The Sporocytophaga myxococcoides genome includes a window with the following:
- a CDS encoding molybdopterin-dependent oxidoreductase, with the protein MKHDNENDIKNISEQEMRRTTIKSLVVFVLGGFGLLSGIKWFVSGADADGLSKPLRKILEVNREVANIFYSNKNLAPVFPKDQAALEPRLNGTIGLESSIDLDAWMLNIQNNGTIRELNKLTMTITLDDIKKLPKTELTFEFKCIEGWSEISNWGGAKFSDFMIEYGLGGLNADDEITNLAEHVKLETPDGAYYVGLDIKSALHPQTLLCYEMNGRPLTSEHGAPLRLIVPIKYGIKSIKRIGKITFVGNRPSDYWAERGYDYYAGL; encoded by the coding sequence ATGAAACATGACAATGAAAATGATATTAAGAACATTTCTGAACAAGAAATGCGTAGGACAACTATTAAGTCACTTGTAGTCTTTGTCTTGGGAGGATTTGGTTTGTTGAGTGGTATCAAATGGTTTGTTTCTGGTGCAGACGCAGATGGGTTATCCAAACCACTGAGAAAGATTCTTGAGGTGAATAGAGAAGTTGCGAACATATTTTACAGTAATAAAAATTTAGCGCCTGTTTTTCCAAAGGACCAAGCAGCTTTAGAACCGAGACTTAATGGAACGATTGGTCTTGAAAGTTCAATAGATCTGGATGCCTGGATGCTCAATATTCAAAACAACGGAACTATACGTGAATTGAATAAATTAACTATGACGATTACTTTGGATGACATTAAGAAGCTACCTAAAACAGAGCTTACTTTTGAGTTTAAATGCATAGAAGGATGGAGTGAAATTTCTAATTGGGGTGGGGCTAAATTTTCTGACTTTATGATAGAATACGGACTGGGAGGTCTTAATGCTGATGACGAAATTACGAATCTTGCAGAGCACGTAAAGCTGGAAACTCCAGATGGAGCTTATTACGTAGGACTTGATATAAAAAGTGCTTTACATCCTCAAACTTTACTTTGCTATGAAATGAACGGCCGACCACTCACTTCTGAGCACGGAGCTCCGCTACGCCTTATAGTACCTATAAAGTATGGAATCAAAAGTATAAAGAGAATTGGAAAAATAACATTCGTCGGTAACCGCCCATCGGATTATTGGGCTGAGAGGGGTTATGATTATTATGCAGGCTTGTAA
- a CDS encoding thioredoxin family protein: MRISGFLIILIAVIAINNCIAQSSGEKDLTGKTDIKEVNSNFPWFSEGYNLYQPDTTIIKPLSDKGSKLSFIVFGGTWCGDTQRELPKFYKITDEANIKKEKITLYLLNHDKKSPEKLEKKYKIHSIPTFIILINGKEAGRIVESPQNTLEKDLLEILN; the protein is encoded by the coding sequence ATGCGGATATCGGGTTTTCTTATAATACTAATTGCAGTCATTGCAATTAATAACTGTATAGCACAGAGCTCCGGAGAAAAAGATTTGACGGGAAAAACCGACATTAAAGAAGTTAATTCAAATTTTCCGTGGTTTTCTGAAGGTTATAATCTTTATCAGCCCGACACAACAATCATAAAACCACTGTCCGACAAAGGAAGTAAACTTTCCTTTATTGTCTTCGGTGGCACCTGGTGCGGGGATACCCAGAGAGAGCTTCCTAAATTTTATAAAATCACAGATGAGGCCAATATTAAAAAAGAAAAGATAACGCTGTACTTGCTTAACCATGATAAAAAATCACCTGAGAAGCTTGAGAAAAAATATAAGATACATTCTATTCCAACCTTTATTATTTTGATCAATGGTAAAGAAGCCGGAAGAATTGTAGAAAGCCCTCAAAACACTTTGGAAAAAGATCTGTTAGAGATTCTAAATTAG
- a CDS encoding helix-turn-helix transcriptional regulator, whose amino-acid sequence MNRVDRLHAILTILQSKRVVKAEELATHFNLSIRTVYRDIRALEEGGIPIGAEAGVGYFLTDGFHLPPVMFTHEEARALLLAGKFIEQQTDQGTAKSFNDALTKVRAVIDNDKKDELDSLNQKILIQPYPNTKPTVEDLNLTLIKGALITNKILKLDYSTARETTERDVEPIGICFYRTNWHLIAYCRLRKDYRDFRLDRINKIKVSSETFLRIKHPTLKEYFDKMLQEEELFSVEIKVSKDILPHLQESKYTFGLIEENPEEDGTQMRFATYSLDYFARWILMMGNKVEILSPSELRDKTLKLVEDLSSHYLK is encoded by the coding sequence ATGAACAGAGTAGATCGCCTTCACGCGATACTTACAATACTGCAAAGCAAGAGGGTGGTAAAGGCTGAAGAGCTCGCCACCCACTTCAATCTCAGCATTCGTACAGTATACAGAGACATTAGAGCACTTGAAGAAGGCGGAATCCCTATAGGGGCAGAAGCAGGAGTCGGATATTTTCTAACAGACGGTTTTCACTTACCTCCAGTTATGTTTACCCACGAAGAAGCGCGAGCACTTCTGCTTGCAGGCAAATTCATTGAACAGCAAACAGATCAGGGTACTGCAAAAAGTTTTAATGATGCACTTACAAAAGTCAGGGCTGTCATTGATAATGATAAAAAAGATGAGTTGGACAGCCTTAATCAAAAAATACTTATTCAGCCATACCCTAACACAAAACCAACTGTAGAGGACCTGAACTTAACACTGATAAAAGGCGCACTTATCACTAATAAAATTTTAAAACTGGACTATTCTACGGCCAGAGAAACGACAGAGCGAGATGTAGAACCAATAGGAATCTGCTTTTACCGCACAAACTGGCACCTGATTGCCTATTGCAGATTAAGAAAGGATTATAGAGACTTCCGACTCGACAGAATCAACAAAATAAAAGTTTCCTCAGAAACCTTTCTCAGAATTAAACATCCTACTCTTAAAGAATACTTTGACAAAATGCTCCAGGAAGAAGAACTCTTCTCTGTAGAAATTAAAGTCAGCAAAGATATATTACCTCACCTCCAGGAAAGCAAATATACTTTTGGTCTGATAGAAGAAAATCCGGAAGAAGACGGAACTCAAATGAGATTTGCCACCTACAGTCTTGACTATTTTGCCAGGTGGATATTAATGATGGGAAATAAAGTGGAAATACTATCACCTTCAGAACTCAGAGATAAAACTTTAAAGCTCGTTGAAGACTTATCCTCTCATTATTTAAAATAA
- a CDS encoding GyrI-like domain-containing protein: protein METKLIPSGQYLCFTTQTTLNKLHEFADKAVRGVYEAVAKGGLNASGPMEFIYFDCSNDRDKEFTLEIALPVEDSMNFKSENHKIKKFDNFKCLSHTHNGDLLNLPAIYQQLFENVYKSGIKPTNQVREVYKSFSGMASNDNITEIQIGVN from the coding sequence ATGGAGACCAAACTCATCCCATCAGGACAATACCTATGTTTTACTACCCAAACAACACTGAACAAATTGCACGAATTTGCTGATAAAGCTGTTAGGGGTGTTTATGAAGCAGTCGCAAAAGGCGGATTAAATGCCTCAGGTCCTATGGAATTTATTTACTTTGACTGTTCCAATGACAGAGACAAAGAATTTACACTGGAAATTGCATTACCAGTAGAGGACAGCATGAACTTTAAAAGCGAAAATCACAAAATCAAAAAATTCGATAATTTTAAATGCCTGTCTCATACACACAATGGAGATTTATTAAACCTTCCTGCCATTTACCAGCAACTTTTTGAAAATGTATATAAAAGCGGAATCAAGCCTACAAATCAGGTAAGAGAAGTATATAAAAGTTTTTCGGGTATGGCATCTAATGATAATATTACCGAAATTCAGATCGGAGTAAATTAA
- a CDS encoding leucine-rich repeat domain-containing protein, producing the protein MTKKASILIILFWGIQGILYAQNIAIPDKNFLAFLKKEFSKVINNDSLILEKAKVIDGTLDCSGKNIQSIEGIQYFTSLEVLKANNNQLTSVPDISNLKDITRIELTFNNLITIPDLSNLTKLKTLFLYNNSLKSLPDLTGNTALVQLIASNNFLTVLPELNNLISLKKIDVGNNQITSIPPVDKLTLLEELTVWKNQLQALPDLQNNVNLIKVNAGTNNIVLTPDVSKNVNLQELSLDRNFLTKIPDISNLTKLKKVEFHLNQFSFEDFIPLKGYPNFQNVFIISPQKDLVVSNQNGKEFSDFIIRTGIDSSMTNNTYEWYFNGNKIETTSEDLLTIPNITDANEGKYIVKITNPSFPGMTLRTDTFLVSVSSCLDLSKLTFNISGINCLGTGSVLIKLEGENPATLSYELKSQSTSNTFKSTFGSFTGLSDESYSLKIFLDDKCQKDFPEAIKIPLEPCDETFITPNNDGDKDGFFFSETGKAVIYDKSGNKIKELSIPAEWNGTSEKGNIVAIGYYIANINNGANYIRISVLY; encoded by the coding sequence ATGACAAAAAAGGCATCCATATTAATTATTCTTTTTTGGGGGATCCAAGGTATTCTGTATGCACAGAATATTGCCATACCTGACAAAAACTTTCTTGCCTTCCTAAAAAAAGAATTCTCCAAAGTCATTAATAATGATAGTCTGATTTTAGAAAAAGCGAAAGTAATAGATGGCACTCTTGACTGTTCGGGAAAAAACATTCAGTCAATAGAAGGCATTCAGTATTTTACCAGTCTTGAAGTATTAAAAGCTAATAATAACCAGCTTACTTCAGTTCCGGATATTTCAAATCTGAAAGATATAACGAGGATAGAACTTACTTTTAACAACCTTATTACTATTCCTGATTTAAGTAATCTTACCAAACTTAAAACACTGTTTCTTTACAACAACAGTCTTAAATCTTTACCTGATCTGACTGGGAATACTGCATTAGTTCAGCTTATTGCCTCCAATAATTTTCTGACTGTCCTTCCTGAATTAAACAACCTGATTAGCCTAAAAAAAATAGATGTTGGAAACAACCAGATAACATCAATTCCTCCTGTCGACAAACTCACTTTACTGGAAGAATTAACTGTCTGGAAAAATCAGTTGCAGGCTCTTCCCGATCTGCAAAACAATGTGAACCTTATCAAGGTCAATGCAGGTACCAACAATATTGTATTAACGCCTGATGTAAGCAAAAATGTAAACCTTCAGGAGCTTTCCCTTGACAGAAACTTCTTAACCAAGATTCCTGATATCAGCAACCTTACTAAGTTAAAGAAAGTTGAATTTCACTTAAACCAATTTTCGTTTGAAGATTTCATTCCCCTTAAAGGATATCCAAACTTCCAAAACGTATTTATAATTTCCCCACAGAAAGACTTAGTTGTTAGTAATCAGAATGGTAAAGAATTTTCAGATTTCATCATTCGTACAGGCATTGATTCTTCCATGACAAATAATACTTATGAATGGTATTTTAACGGAAATAAAATAGAAACAACCAGTGAAGATCTCCTTACTATACCAAATATTACAGATGCAAATGAAGGTAAATATATTGTTAAAATAACCAATCCATCTTTCCCAGGTATGACACTTCGTACAGATACTTTTTTAGTATCTGTATCTTCTTGTCTCGACCTGAGTAAACTTACGTTCAATATCTCGGGAATAAATTGTCTGGGTACCGGATCAGTATTAATTAAACTGGAAGGTGAAAATCCTGCAACTCTCAGTTATGAATTAAAATCCCAAAGCACATCAAATACCTTTAAATCGACCTTCGGATCCTTCACCGGGCTTTCTGATGAGTCCTATAGCCTTAAAATCTTCTTGGATGACAAATGCCAGAAGGATTTTCCGGAAGCCATAAAAATTCCCCTTGAACCCTGTGATGAAACCTTCATTACCCCAAATAATGATGGGGATAAAGACGGATTTTTCTTTTCAGAAACAGGAAAGGCTGTAATTTATGATAAAAGCGGCAACAAAATTAAGGAGCTCTCTATTCCTGCGGAATGGAATGGCACATCAGAAAAAGGAAATATTGTTGCTATTGGTTACTACATAGCCAATATTAATAACGGGGCAAACTATATCCGCATAAGCGTCCTCTATTAA
- a CDS encoding RNA polymerase sigma factor: MKISEEQIPDLIRNGKDKEVIPHLYKKVFPLVENYIRKNSGRKEDASDVFQDCLLLFYKQVIKNTFDPKYKVYGYLYRISINLWINKIKKEQRIQYLETVGDEAFEEEPSPWDRPQERTDENVIKSLFSGIGEKCVELLTNTVYYNLLMEDIMIRMGFSSIDAVKMQQKRCKQKLIKEIENNPALADKLKGI, translated from the coding sequence GTGAAAATTTCAGAAGAACAAATACCGGACTTAATACGCAATGGCAAAGATAAGGAAGTTATTCCTCATCTTTATAAAAAAGTATTTCCTCTTGTTGAAAATTATATCCGAAAAAATTCGGGAAGAAAAGAAGATGCTTCTGATGTATTTCAGGATTGCCTTCTGCTTTTCTATAAACAAGTAATCAAAAATACATTTGATCCTAAGTATAAGGTTTACGGATACCTTTACAGGATCAGCATTAATCTGTGGATTAATAAAATTAAGAAAGAACAAAGAATTCAGTACCTGGAAACAGTCGGTGATGAAGCATTTGAAGAGGAACCCTCTCCATGGGACCGACCACAAGAGCGTACTGATGAGAATGTTATTAAATCATTATTCTCAGGAATTGGAGAAAAATGTGTGGAACTGCTTACCAATACTGTTTATTATAACCTCTTAATGGAAGATATAATGATCAGGATGGGCTTCAGCTCTATTGACGCAGTAAAAATGCAACAAAAGAGATGTAAACAAAAATTGATTAAAGAAATAGAAAATAATCCTGCTCTTGCAGATAAGCTAAAAGGAATATGA
- a CDS encoding type IX secretion system membrane protein PorP/SprF, with the protein MRFCLLIIFLFWYLAVSAQVTDLFPENYTTYFNNTAIVNPGFVQEDSKAEFFSMYRQRTGAFQKIASYSLTCSRVFRKENNAAHLARIFFSNDKEGPYIDKPRAYFNYAYVIPFAEETSLSAGLAAGFTQVYFSAPSATASGNSTMPDGSVGITFRRKKFFSGISSQQVFNAESNPLKANVKLRRYYNFLLSQEKDLSPLLKLRGNLIYQLLPLNSDLLNIAMEGSYNDIISLGGAYKSREGLALIGSVQANLGDDKIFICFAYNTGVLSKLKYGFNSVEINFGYRIN; encoded by the coding sequence ATGCGCTTTTGTCTTTTAATTATTTTTCTTTTTTGGTATCTAGCTGTTTCTGCGCAGGTTACAGATCTGTTTCCGGAAAATTATACTACCTACTTTAATAATACGGCTATTGTTAATCCTGGATTTGTCCAGGAAGATTCTAAAGCAGAATTTTTTTCCATGTACAGGCAAAGAACCGGAGCATTCCAGAAGATTGCCAGTTATTCACTGACTTGTAGTAGAGTTTTCAGAAAGGAAAACAATGCAGCTCATCTTGCCAGGATATTTTTTTCTAATGATAAAGAAGGTCCATATATAGACAAACCCAGAGCTTATTTTAATTATGCATATGTTATTCCATTTGCCGAGGAAACTTCTCTTTCTGCAGGATTAGCAGCAGGGTTTACACAAGTTTATTTTTCAGCACCTTCTGCAACGGCATCCGGTAATTCAACGATGCCAGACGGATCAGTTGGTATTACATTCAGGCGAAAAAAATTTTTTTCAGGAATATCTTCACAACAGGTTTTCAATGCTGAATCTAATCCTTTAAAGGCAAATGTAAAACTCAGAAGGTATTACAATTTTTTACTAAGTCAGGAAAAGGACTTAAGCCCTTTACTTAAATTAAGAGGTAATTTAATCTATCAGCTTTTACCTTTAAATTCAGACCTTTTAAACATAGCCATGGAAGGAAGTTATAATGACATAATCAGTCTGGGGGGAGCATATAAAAGCAGAGAAGGTCTTGCTCTAATCGGGTCTGTACAGGCCAATCTAGGGGATGATAAAATTTTTATTTGCTTTGCTTATAATACAGGTGTTTTAAGCAAATTAAAGTATGGCTTTAATTCGGTAGAGATAAATTTTGGTTATAGGATTAACTGA
- a CDS encoding PAS domain-containing sensor histidine kinase — protein sequence MLNPSGIMIDESVLWKETFIKTLKRSSDGIFAFDEFGKIFFWNNSLELLTDYPSRLAVKLSYNDVFWPDSFAALYNKVKDGEIVEIPLTRYSFKPGKKVYFKGNIFPVLDTDGKFFGGIGCLTQITGPGFVEAEVLSEDGLIEEVESLARVGRWEMDIMTGYTFCSNQIYDIFEITPDGPIRLEDLFCYVHSEDISKVIQVIDCAREEKRSIDFNYRIITPNENLKYILGKAKPVLNEAGKLVRLLGYFQDITYRKRTDSLLSGIVHSSGMGFMMLKPVRNEDKYVTDFQPVFFNHFTEKFLNKKFRELRGKRFFAEYPGLIKLGILDQFKDVMTTGEPSTNEVYYGEDGFSNWLRISAVRNEDSCIISFEDYTERVDALEELRKNQIFLYQSQEAANICSFEWELKSDNFKVTPELRKMFDYPSKGTITFKDIQNCVEEYDRSNIMTFVETIIETNEPWELECKVKTIMGREIYCWMKATIFIDNAGEKKLVGSIMDITKRKKAELDLEKSKLQLERISKALKELNEELEIKVKERTLDLSVSNERFRLISNATNDSMWDWDFITNEFWFNDAYKAHFGFENLEGKAGLDYWKTRIHPDDRTRILDSFECIFFSQESNWRNEYKFCKNDGTYGYVIDRGFVIRDEKGKVIRIVGCLTEITEIKTIESRLLESEETYRTLAESMPQLVWITNETGEIIFTNRKSEEYLGKSFDDLKGNGWFNFIHQNDLSKALYKWNQSLGTGAEYSVEYRLKNCLNDYRWFLSRAVPIKGENGKNVKWVGTSTDIHDQRMMLNNFASAQVKLSDINNQLNTKNEELKKINKELDNFVYMASHDLTSPVRNLESLMELLLNELNPDPNNVKLNFLINLVTRSISILKKTISDLSEVAKTEEDPFLIQEVNLNEVLEEVKDSIKDLIEGSEAIILEDFKVKSLKFRKKNMRSILFNLLSNAIKYKSIERKPVVGIRTELVSEDIILLAIQDNGKGIRKEDYPKVFAPFKRIDYGVEGTGIGMSIVKRIVDNNGGKIEVNSNPGEGTVFNIFLKI from the coding sequence ATGTTGAACCCTTCCGGAATAATGATAGATGAATCAGTTTTGTGGAAGGAGACCTTCATCAAAACGCTGAAAAGGTCTTCCGATGGAATATTCGCTTTTGATGAATTCGGGAAGATATTTTTCTGGAATAACTCTCTGGAATTATTGACAGACTATCCATCACGGCTCGCAGTAAAACTCAGTTATAATGATGTTTTCTGGCCTGACTCTTTTGCCGCTTTATATAATAAGGTCAAGGATGGAGAAATTGTAGAAATTCCCCTTACAAGATATTCATTCAAACCTGGTAAAAAAGTTTATTTTAAAGGAAATATATTCCCTGTTTTAGATACAGATGGAAAATTTTTCGGAGGTATCGGATGTCTTACTCAAATTACAGGTCCGGGTTTTGTAGAAGCGGAAGTTTTAAGTGAAGATGGTTTGATCGAAGAGGTTGAATCTCTTGCCAGAGTTGGCCGGTGGGAAATGGATATAATGACTGGTTATACTTTTTGCTCTAATCAGATCTATGATATATTTGAAATTACTCCGGATGGACCAATACGTCTGGAAGACCTTTTTTGCTATGTTCATTCTGAAGATATTTCAAAAGTTATTCAGGTAATTGATTGTGCCCGTGAAGAAAAAAGATCTATTGATTTTAACTACAGAATTATAACTCCTAATGAAAATCTGAAATACATTTTAGGAAAGGCTAAGCCTGTACTTAATGAAGCCGGAAAGCTTGTCCGCCTTCTTGGATATTTTCAGGATATAACTTATAGAAAACGCACAGACAGCCTCTTGTCAGGGATTGTTCATTCTTCAGGGATGGGTTTTATGATGCTCAAGCCAGTCCGAAATGAAGATAAGTATGTAACAGATTTTCAACCAGTATTTTTTAATCATTTTACCGAAAAGTTTCTTAATAAAAAGTTCAGAGAATTGCGTGGGAAAAGGTTCTTTGCAGAATATCCTGGTCTCATAAAACTAGGCATACTTGATCAGTTCAAAGATGTTATGACGACGGGGGAGCCCAGCACAAACGAAGTTTATTACGGGGAAGATGGATTTTCTAACTGGTTAAGGATATCAGCAGTGCGAAATGAAGACTCCTGTATTATTAGTTTTGAAGATTATACCGAAAGGGTTGATGCACTTGAAGAATTAAGAAAAAATCAAATTTTCCTTTACCAATCTCAAGAAGCCGCAAATATCTGTTCTTTCGAATGGGAATTAAAATCTGATAATTTCAAAGTGACTCCTGAACTCCGAAAGATGTTTGATTATCCTTCCAAAGGAACTATTACTTTCAAGGATATTCAGAATTGCGTTGAAGAGTACGACAGATCGAACATCATGACCTTTGTTGAAACCATCATTGAAACTAATGAACCATGGGAGCTTGAATGCAAAGTGAAGACAATCATGGGAAGGGAAATCTATTGCTGGATGAAGGCAACTATATTCATTGATAATGCAGGTGAGAAAAAACTTGTTGGAAGTATCATGGATATTACAAAAAGAAAGAAAGCTGAATTGGACCTGGAAAAGTCAAAGCTTCAGCTGGAGAGGATTTCCAAGGCCCTTAAAGAATTGAATGAGGAACTTGAAATAAAGGTTAAAGAAAGAACCCTCGATTTATCCGTAAGCAACGAAAGGTTCAGATTAATATCCAATGCGACTAATGATTCTATGTGGGACTGGGATTTTATTACTAACGAATTCTGGTTTAACGATGCTTATAAAGCGCATTTCGGTTTCGAGAATTTGGAAGGTAAAGCGGGGCTTGATTACTGGAAAACCAGAATCCATCCTGATGACAGAACCCGTATTCTTGATAGCTTTGAATGTATATTCTTTTCTCAGGAATCAAATTGGAGAAATGAATATAAGTTTTGCAAGAATGACGGAACTTATGGTTATGTCATAGACAGGGGTTTTGTAATAAGAGATGAAAAGGGGAAGGTGATAAGAATAGTAGGATGTCTTACAGAAATAACAGAAATAAAAACCATTGAGTCCAGACTTCTTGAAAGTGAAGAAACTTATAGAACTCTTGCTGAGTCTATGCCGCAGCTCGTCTGGATTACAAATGAAACAGGAGAAATCATTTTTACGAATAGAAAGTCGGAAGAGTACTTAGGTAAATCTTTTGACGACCTCAAGGGTAATGGATGGTTTAATTTTATTCATCAGAATGATTTAAGTAAAGCGCTTTACAAATGGAACCAAAGTCTCGGAACCGGTGCAGAATATAGTGTTGAATACAGACTCAAGAACTGTCTGAACGATTACAGATGGTTCCTCTCCAGAGCAGTGCCTATAAAAGGTGAAAATGGAAAGAATGTAAAGTGGGTAGGTACATCCACAGACATTCACGATCAGAGAATGATGCTGAATAATTTCGCATCTGCTCAGGTGAAACTCAGTGATATCAATAATCAGCTCAATACAAAAAATGAAGAACTTAAGAAAATAAATAAAGAGCTAGACAATTTTGTATATATGGCATCTCACGATCTTACCTCACCTGTGAGAAATCTTGAATCATTAATGGAACTGCTCCTTAATGAGTTAAATCCTGATCCTAATAATGTTAAACTTAATTTCCTCATTAACCTTGTTACTCGGTCTATAAGCATTCTTAAGAAAACAATCAGCGACCTTTCTGAAGTAGCCAAGACAGAAGAAGATCCTTTCCTTATTCAGGAAGTAAATCTGAATGAAGTACTTGAGGAGGTGAAAGACAGTATTAAAGATCTGATAGAAGGAAGCGAAGCTATCATTCTGGAAGATTTTAAGGTCAAATCACTTAAGTTCAGAAAGAAGAATATGAGAAGTATTTTATTTAATCTGCTATCCAATGCAATAAAATATAAGTCAATAGAACGCAAGCCTGTTGTAGGAATAAGAACAGAGTTGGTATCTGAAGATATAATTCTGCTTGCAATTCAGGACAATGGAAAGGGTATAAGAAAAGAAGATTATCCAAAAGTGTTTGCTCCATTTAAAAGAATAGATTATGGGGTGGAAGGTACTGGAATCGGAATGTCGATAGTTAAAAGAATTGTAGATAATAACGGTGGTAAAATCGAAGTAAACTCCAATCCGGGAGAAGGAACTGTTTTTAATATCTTTTTGAAAATATAA